CCTTCGCCTTCAAGAACTTCGACGCCTCCGACCATCTGAAGAAGTACGCCCGCCGCCGCATGGAAAAGCTGGGGCGGTTTTTCGGCAAGGCCGCCGGCCTGGACGTGGCCGTGGTGCTGACCGTGGATAAGTTTCGTCATCGCTGCGAGGTTACCGTCACCGGCGAGGGGCTGCACATCAACGCTTCGGAGCAGACTTCGGACATGTACGCCGCCATTGACCTGGTGACGGACAAGGTGGAAGCTCAGATCAAGCGTCAGGTTTCGCGGGTTAAGGAGCAGCGCCGCAAGGCCCGCAACGCCGAGGTGGACGTCTTCACCTACACCATGGACGCCGAAGGCGAGGCCCCGCAGCCCGTGGAAGGCACGGATCGCCTGGCCACCAAGCCCCTGCATCTGGACGAGGCCCTTATGCAGCTGGATTCCATCGGCAGCGATTTCCTGGTCTTTTTCAATGCGGAAAACGGCCGCATTAACGTGGTCTACCGCACGCGCGTCAGCGGGTATGCGCTGATCGACCCGGTGCTGTAGGCGCGGCGTTTCCGGGCGGCTATTCCCGCCGCCCCGCGCAACGCTTTTTGCGGGGCCGCCTTTCCGGGGCGGCCCCCGTGCGCCGGAGCCGGGAGCGCAGCCCCGCAAGCTGCAAGGGGGCGTCATGACAAAAGCCGTCGCAACGGCGTCCGGGGCCGCGGCAGTGCCCGCGCCGGTACGGGTCTGCGTGGTTACCGGGCTTTCCGGGGCGGGCAAAAGCACCGCCCTGAAGGTCTTTGAAGACATGGGGCATTTTGTGGTGGACGGCCTGCCCGCCACCCTGGCGCCGGAAATGGCGGCCATGATGTCCCGGCCCTCCATGAGCCATTTTAAGGGCATCGCCCTGGGCATGGACCTGCGGCAGAGCAACTTTCTGGACGAACTGAGCGCCTCGCTGGAGGCCCTGGCCGCCGCAAGCATCCGCCCCACACTGCTGTTCCTGGAGGCTTCGGCGCAGGAACTTATGCGGCGGTACGCCACCACCAGGCGGCCCCATCCGCTGGAGCGGGAGGGCATGGGCCTGGAGGCGGCCCTGAAGGCGGAGCGCGAAAAGCTGCGCCCCCTGCGGGAAATGGCGGACCTGGTGGTGGACACCACCAGCTTTTCCATCCACGACCTGCGCCGGGCTATCCAGAAGCGCTGGGGCAGCAACGGGCGGGGCAAGCTCAGGGCCATCCGCGTCAACGTCATTTCCTTTGGCTTCAAATACGGCGTGCCGCGCGAGGCGGACCTGGTCTTTGACCTGCGCTTTCTGCCCAATCCGTATTTTCTGGAGGATCTGCGGCCCCTTTGCGGCAGGGACAAGCCCGTGGCGGACTACGTTTTCGCCACGCCGCAGGCCAGGGAATTTCGGGCCAAATTGCTGGACCTCTTATTTTTTATGCTGCCGCTCATGGAGGCTGAAGGGCGCTACAGGGTGACCATTGCCGTGGGCTGCACCGGGGGGCGGCACCGCTCCGTGGCCATGGCCGAGGCCCTGTGGCAGGCGCTGCGGCAAGCGGACTATCCGGCCTCCCTTGAGCACAGGCACCTTGAACTCGGTTAAAAAAGCTGGCACGGTCAGACCTGCGAGGTTTGTCATGACGGATGAAAGCACCGAAAGCGGCGGGCAGAGCGCCGAGGCCCAGGTGGGCGTTATTGTCGTTTCCCACGCAGACTACGGCTCGGCCATGCTCCGCACGGCGGAATTTATCCTGGGCCCGCAGAGCGATTGCAGCTCCATCAGCGTGGACGTGGCCCACGAGGTCTCCGAAACCGTGCGCCGCCTGGACGACGCGGCCCAGCGCCTGGACAAAGGCGCGGGCGTCATCATCCTTACGGATATGTTCGGCGGCACGCCCACCAACCTGGCTCTTTCCCTGCTGGCCACCCACAAGGTGGAAGTGGTCACGGGCGTAAACCTGCCCATGCTGCTCAAAGTTTTCACTTCGCGGGACAAAGAGCTGGAGGAGCTGGCCCGCCTGGCCGGCGAGGCCGGGGCCAAGGGCATTGTGGTGGCGGGCAGCATGCTGCGCAATAAACCTCGCGACAAGAACGCCGGTTAGTATGTGGTTCAGGGTGGACAACCGGCTGGTGCACGGGCAGGTTATTGAGGCCTGGCTGCCCTATACCGGGGCGCGCCACCTGGTGGTGGCCAACGACGAGCTGGCGGCGGATTTTCTGCGCCAGCAGATTGTGGCCCTGGCCGTGCCCCAGCGGGTGGCCGTGCATTTCATTCCGGTCAGGGAGCTGGCGGCCACGCTCAATGCCTGCGGCGACGAGAGCTTCGTGCTTTTTGCCACCTGTCAGGACGCGCGCCGCGCCTGCGACGCCGGGATCGTCATGGAGGTGCTCAATATGGGCAACCTGCACTATGGCCCGGAAAAGTTGCAGATTCTGCCCAATGTGGCCCTTTCCGCCCAGGACAGGGAAGACCTGCGCGTGTTGCGGCAGCACCTGGTGCAGTTTGACTTCCGCTCCGTACCTTCGGAAACCGTGCGAGGCCCCCATGAGCAACTTTTCTGACCCGTCCGTGCTGACGACGCTGCTCTCGGTGGGGACGCCCTACGCTTTTTTTTTGCCCTGGCCGGTGCGGCCCGGTTCACCTGTATAGCCGGCCTGCTGGACAGGCCCCTGTGCCTGGCCCTGATCGCGGGCTGGAGCACGGGGGAGTGGGGTCTGGCCTTGCCGTTGGGCATTGTTTTTGAGCTGCTCTGGCTGGATACGCTGGAGCTGGGCGGGGTAGTGCCGCCCTACGGCGGGCTGAGCTTTCTGCTGGCCTTTCCTCTGTGCCGCCATTTTGGGCTGACCCAGGCGGGCGCAGCCTTGGTGCCCCTCTTTTTTTCCATGCTGGCGGCCTATGCGGCAAGCTGGCTTGAGCTGCGCCAGCGGGCGGCGCAGAATGTTCTGGCTCCGGCCCTGGAGGCATGGTGCGTCGGCGGCCGCGGGGGCATCCCCCCTTCCCGGGCCGTGCTGGGGGCCGCCCTGCGGCGGGCGGGCTGGCAACTGGGCTTTTACGCCCTGTGGTTCTGCGTGTTGTATCTGCTGCTGGCGGCGCTGACGGCGGGGGGGCACTGGCCCCGGCTGGCCCTGGTGACCTGGCCCGCCATCTATGCGGCGGCGTTGCTGGGTGCGGTGCTTTCGCTGCGCACGCGGCAGGCTTACCTGGTGCTGGCTGCCTCGCTGGGCTGCCTGGCCCTGCTGTTCTGGCTGGGGGCGTAGCGTTTTTTCGTGTGCCGGGAAGCAGGCGTGCGGCAATTGCCCGTGGTGCGCCTACCGTGCCGCACCTTTCGTGCGGCCAGGGCCCGCGCCTGCGCCGCACAAAAAAGGGCATCGCCTGCGCGGCGGATTGGTCCGCGCGGGCGATGCCCAAGGGCTGTGGGGCGTTGCAAGCGAGAGCAGTTCGGGGCTGCCCGTGCGGCTGCCCGCCGTGTAGGCGTAAGCGCAAGTTACTCGTGTCGTTAAGCGCCGAAACGGGCGTGTCTTAAACGTTGCGCATGCCTGTTCTCAACGTTCCTCTGCTCTATCGGGCCGCCGCGGGCTTCCAGATTTCAAAGAACCGGGGGTAGCCCGGCAGCAGGGGCTGCTTCCGGCTCAGGTCCTTGCCTTTGAGGCCGGGGTAATCCGGCGCGTATCTGTAGGCGCGGTGGATCATATTGGTGAAGGTCTGGTGCGCGTTGGGCACGGCGTCCTCCCTGTCGGAAAAGATCGGTTTGGCCTTGCCCGCCATGATGGGGTTGACGAATTCCCAGACCACTTCGCCCGCCGGGGTTACTTCAAAAAGATGCCCCTGGTGCGTGGAGGTGACCAGCACGTTGCCGTTAGGCAGGCGCTGGGCTGCGCCCTGGCGGTAGCTGAAGAAGCTGTTGGAGCCGTTGGCCGCATACTGCCAGACGATCTTGCCGGTCTTGAGGTCCACTTCAATAACGCGCGAGCGGTTGCCTTCGGGGCGTTCCGAGCCGTTGTCAAAGATCTGCACGTTGCCGTTGGGCAGCATGGTGGCGTTGTGTTCGCCGAAAACCTGCTGTGAACCGTCGTCGTACCAACCGGGACGCGCCCCCTGACCGTGCGTGGAGGGGTTGCCCCAGCGCTTGACGATTTTCCCGCTTTTTTTGTCCACAATAAACACTTCACTGAAGTTGCGGGAATTGAGCAGAACCTGATCGGTTTTCGGCAGGTACTGCACGGTATTGAAGTGCGACCAGTCGAAGCTGTCGTAGCCGGGCCCCACGGGCGTGGGCAGGGCGTAGTTGATGTCCAGCTGATCCGGCCCTGTGCCGATGTGATCCCAGGCGTGCCATTCCCAAACAGTTTTGCCGTTTGGGTCCACTTCGCGCACAAAATCCACCCAGAAATCGCGCACGACCTGGCCTTTGATCTTCACTTCTTCGGGCCAGGTGCCGGGTTTGCGCCCCTTGGCCTGGAATTCCGCCGGGGTTTTGCGTTCCCAGCCAAGCACCATGGTGTTGCCGTTGGGCAGGCGGTCGAAGCAATGGTGCTGGATCTCGTTCTCTGAGAGCATGCGGTAGGACCAGACCACATTGCTGTTCCAGTCCAGCTCTTCAATGATGCCGCCTGCGCCGCCGATTTTGGTCGGCTGCTCTTTGGGGGCCGCCGCCCGCAGCAGATTGCCGTTGGGCAGCAGGATGGCGTAGAGCCCAGGGGGGTACTTGCTCTGCCAGGTGTGGACAACATCGCCATTCATATCAATAAGATATGTTGTTGTGCATTTTACCGTGGGCGCAAACAGCGTGTAGCCCTTAAAGGTTTTTTCCGGGGTATATTTGATGACGCCGGTGGGGCCGTCGTGGACCTCGTAGGCCGAGGCCCCCTGGGCAAAACCCAGCGCCAGCAGCGCCACTGTTCCTGCCAAAAGCGAACGGAGCGTCGTGTTCATGATGCACCCTCCAGGAGGAATTTTTTTAGAGCAGATTCATTTTGAGAATATGCCCGCTCAAAGTTTACGGCACGCCAGTTTCGGCGCTTAACAGCGCAAATAACTTGCGCTTACGCTACACGGCGGGCGTCTTGCAACGTTGAGAAGGCATATTCTCAACGTTGCAAGACGCGCACTTTGATGTTTTCCAGCCCAATGCAGGCTTTATTCTGGCGTCTGCTCACGCAGTTTCCAGGGCAATTTCAAAGCGAAATTGCCTAAAAGGCGTAGATAACGTTCAGGGAGGCCTTCCAGGCGTCCTTCATGTTCAGGCTGGTGCCGGCGATGTTCTGGTATTTGCCCCAGACGTCCTTATCCA
The genomic region above belongs to Desulfovibrio legallii and contains:
- a CDS encoding PTS sugar transporter subunit IIB, whose amino-acid sequence is MWFRVDNRLVHGQVIEAWLPYTGARHLVVANDELAADFLRQQIVALAVPQRVAVHFIPVRELAATLNACGDESFVLFATCQDARRACDAGIVMEVLNMGNLHYGPEKLQILPNVALSAQDREDLRVLRQHLVQFDFRSVPSETVRGPHEQLF
- a CDS encoding aryl-sulfate sulfotransferase; amino-acid sequence: MNTTLRSLLAGTVALLALGFAQGASAYEVHDGPTGVIKYTPEKTFKGYTLFAPTVKCTTTYLIDMNGDVVHTWQSKYPPGLYAILLPNGNLLRAAAPKEQPTKIGGAGGIIEELDWNSNVVWSYRMLSENEIQHHCFDRLPNGNTMVLGWERKTPAEFQAKGRKPGTWPEEVKIKGQVVRDFWVDFVREVDPNGKTVWEWHAWDHIGTGPDQLDINYALPTPVGPGYDSFDWSHFNTVQYLPKTDQVLLNSRNFSEVFIVDKKSGKIVKRWGNPSTHGQGARPGWYDDGSQQVFGEHNATMLPNGNVQIFDNGSERPEGNRSRVIEVDLKTGKIVWQYAANGSNSFFSYRQGAAQRLPNGNVLVTSTHQGHLFEVTPAGEVVWEFVNPIMAGKAKPIFSDREDAVPNAHQTFTNMIHRAYRYAPDYPGLKGKDLSRKQPLLPGYPRFFEIWKPAAAR
- the hpf gene encoding ribosome hibernation-promoting factor, HPF/YfiA family, which gives rise to MNISFAFKNFDASDHLKKYARRRMEKLGRFFGKAAGLDVAVVLTVDKFRHRCEVTVTGEGLHINASEQTSDMYAAIDLVTDKVEAQIKRQVSRVKEQRRKARNAEVDVFTYTMDAEGEAPQPVEGTDRLATKPLHLDEALMQLDSIGSDFLVFFNAENGRINVVYRTRVSGYALIDPVL
- the rapZ gene encoding RNase adapter RapZ; the protein is MTKAVATASGAAAVPAPVRVCVVTGLSGAGKSTALKVFEDMGHFVVDGLPATLAPEMAAMMSRPSMSHFKGIALGMDLRQSNFLDELSASLEALAAASIRPTLLFLEASAQELMRRYATTRRPHPLEREGMGLEAALKAEREKLRPLREMADLVVDTTSFSIHDLRRAIQKRWGSNGRGKLRAIRVNVISFGFKYGVPREADLVFDLRFLPNPYFLEDLRPLCGRDKPVADYVFATPQAREFRAKLLDLLFFMLPLMEAEGRYRVTIAVGCTGGRHRSVAMAEALWQALRQADYPASLEHRHLELG
- a CDS encoding PTS sugar transporter subunit IIA; the protein is MTDESTESGGQSAEAQVGVIVVSHADYGSAMLRTAEFILGPQSDCSSISVDVAHEVSETVRRLDDAAQRLDKGAGVIILTDMFGGTPTNLALSLLATHKVEVVTGVNLPMLLKVFTSRDKELEELARLAGEAGAKGIVVAGSMLRNKPRDKNAG